A single region of the Plantactinospora soyae genome encodes:
- a CDS encoding YbhB/YbcL family Raf kinase inhibitor-like protein, giving the protein MAGIVLRSFAFNDHDRLPDRFSRSGGNISPPLEWLDVPEEATELVLLVEDRDAGRTPFLHWLVTGIEAVSGGVDEGETPPGGRTWVNGFGTAGWGGPHPPMNDDPHRYFFRLYAVNRPLELPGAPQAPDVHAAVEKLELASGNMVGTFAR; this is encoded by the coding sequence ATGGCTGGGATCGTCCTGCGAAGTTTCGCCTTCAACGACCACGACCGGCTGCCGGACCGGTTCTCCCGGTCCGGCGGGAACATCTCGCCGCCGTTGGAGTGGCTCGACGTCCCCGAAGAGGCCACCGAACTGGTCCTGCTGGTCGAGGACCGGGACGCGGGGCGGACACCGTTCCTGCACTGGCTGGTCACGGGCATCGAGGCGGTCTCCGGCGGCGTCGACGAGGGTGAGACACCGCCGGGCGGGCGTACCTGGGTCAACGGCTTCGGTACGGCCGGCTGGGGCGGCCCGCACCCGCCGATGAACGACGACCCGCACCGGTACTTCTTCCGGCTCTACGCGGTGAACCGTCCGCTGGAACTGCCCGGTGCCCCGCAGGCGCCCGACGTGCACGCCGCCGTCGAGAAGCTGGAACTGGCCAGCGGCAACATGGTCGGCACCTTCGCCCGCTGA